In the Ornithinimicrobium pratense genome, GCGCTGATAATCTGGGGGTTGCCGTCTGAACGGCCGCGGATCCAGAGTGCCCCGGTGAACAGGCCCGGGTTGCGCCGCGCAACGATCATGAAGGAGTCGCCCATGGCGAACGAGACTGCTGCCAAGCAGGACATCATCAAGGAGTACGCCACGACCGAGGGCGACACCGGCAGCCCGGAGGTGCAGGTCGCGCTCCTGACCCACCGGATCAAGGAGCTCACCGAGCACTCGCGTGAGCACAAGCACGACCACCACAGCCGCCGTGGGTTGCTGCTGCTGGT is a window encoding:
- the rpsO gene encoding 30S ribosomal protein S15, whose product is MANETAAKQDIIKEYATTEGDTGSPEVQVALLTHRIKELTEHSREHKHDHHSRRGLLLLVGKRKRLLRYLESTDIERYRSLIKRLGLRR